The sequence CGGCGCAACAAGCACTGGAGGCCGCCGGCATTGATCCAGCGAGGCGAGCAGAGACCCTCGATGTGGCTGAATTTGTAGCGCTTCAAATCAGTTTAGCGCAGGTTGGCAAATCAAGCTAACCGTCGTTTGGGGTGAATATTTATCTGAATGTGTCTTGACCCGGTTCGACAAGCATATTATGTTTTACCAGAGCTCTTTTGGATACCGCACACAAAATTATCCATTTAAAAGGGATCTAGAAAGAGGAAAACCACGAAGACCACCAAGAATGGCATTAAGAGATCTTAACAAACTTCGTGACCTTCGTGGTAAACTTTAATTGGCGCAATCAAAGTCGAAATTTAAAAACCTACTATAAATGAGGAGGCTCTTATGGCGGTTAAAATATTAATTCGACGTAAAGTACCGGAGGATAGGGCTAGAAAAATGATACCGCTTTTTCGCGAGATGCGATCGATGGCCAATCAACAAACCGGCTACATCACCGGCGAGACGATGCGAAACCTTGAGAAGCCGGATGAATTTTTGGTAATCAGTACATGGGAAACATCAGAAGACTGGAAGCGATGGGTGCAAAGCAATGAGCGCCAACAGATTCAGGATCAGATCGATGCTCTGCTGGGCGGCACAACCGAATACGAAATCTTCCACTACGGCTTTGCGGAGTAACGACTCACCTTAACGCTCGTGTGCCAGATTCAATTTTAATACATTTAGCGTATACCCGGCATACAGAGAGTTGCGCGTTCCGGGTTGCGCGTTGCGCGTTGATTGATGATGATAGCGATACGCGTAACACGCAACTCGAAACTCGCAACATAAGTTTCTAGTTAGATACTCTCCGCAATAGATACCGTTCGATCCCCTAAAATATTCACATAGCTTCCCATTTCATTATCATACCAACCATAAATAACCGCCTGGGTGACCGGTACCCGGATAATCGATTCTTTCAGATTGCCAAAATTTCCTTTTCCCAAACCGGGTACTTTATTTAAATCAATCGTTGCCTCGGCTGTACGGGTGTGGGTTTCGTGGCCTTCGATGGTGGCCGCAACCCGCGGCATACCGATAATATCACCGGAAACATTCTGTTTGTTGGTAAAGTATAGGTAGCCCTGGGCGTTTTCGCGGGCCGCCTGTTCAAATATGTCATTGATGGTATCCCGGGTGATAAAAGGGCCGCTCGGCTCTTCTTGTAAATTGACTACCAGTATGATCAAAGATCCGGTCTGAACGGGTATGCGGACGGATTCAGCAATAAAGGCGATTTCAGCCATTTCCGGTATGACCAGTCTCAATGCATTGGCAGCACCGGTGGTGGTTAGAATGATATTGTTCAGGATGCTGCGATTTTTGCGAAGATCGGTCTTGCCGGTTTTCGGAAGGCGGTCCAACACCTCCTGAGATCCGGTGGCTGCATGGACGGTGGCCATCGATGCAGACATGATCTTTTTAGGACCGAAAGCATTGATCAAGGGCTTGACCATATGTGCCAAGCAGGTGGTTGTGCAGGAAGCATTTGAAATGATCCGATGACGTCTGGGGTCATAATCGTTTTCATTGATGCCCATCACAGTGGTGACGGCATCTTCGGGCGTTGAAACACCTTTGTTTTTTAGTTTAAACGGCGCAGAAGCAATCACCTTCTCGGCACCGGCCTCGAGATGGCCCCGAAGAGCCCCACCTTCGTGATCGGCATCCAGAGTCGGATCCAAAAATTGACCGGTGGTATCCACCACCAGCCGTACGTCATGATCGCGCCAGCCAATCTCAACCGGGTTGCGATGTGTTCTTAAAAATCGCACTTTAACACCATCAACCATCATCGAGCCATCGTCCTCATTTAAATCTTCTATAACCGGTTGACCGCGATGCCCGTGAAGATAGCCGTGTAGCCATCCGTAGGTTGAATCTCGCTCAAAATAATGGGCGATGTCTTCGAGGCTTGAACCCGGCTGTCTTCCGATATTGACAATAATCTCATCGAAAAATCTTCGGCCAATGTGGTGCCAGAGGGTCAATTTACCAATGCGCCCAAATCCGTTGACACCCAACTTACTGCCACTTGAAGATAAATCCGCCTTGGCCATGTCTAATTGGCTCCTTTCCTGGTTTCCTTGACCTTGATTAAACCCTGATATACCGGTCCTTCGTGCCCGTCAATGCTGATGTGCTCGCCGGATTTTATTTTAAGTTGATTAAACTCACAGTATTTTTCCTTTTCATTACATTCCAGATTGGTACAACTGACCACACAGGTTTTACCCAGCCGGTGCGCGATGACAGCTGCGTGAGAGGTCAGCCCCCCGCGAGCGGTCAACAGCCCATCAGCCGCATGGATTTCCCGGATATCGTCGGGGACAGTATCGTTGCGGGCAAGAATCAAATTCGCACCGGGATCCATCACCCGCCATTCTTCGATATCTTTTAGGGTAAACACCAGACGCCCGCTCATGGCTCCCCCGCTGACGCCGACACCATGTCCCAGATACAATCTCTGGGGATCTTGCTCAAAATCAAAGGTCAGCACTTGCTTTCTTTCACGAATGGCCATATCGCGGGTTTGCAGCAGATACAAATCATCGGGTGACGACCCTTCGAAGGTAAACTCGATTTCCTGCGGGCTCCAGCCTCTTTCATCGATCAGGTCATGGGCCCAGTCATTCAATGCCTGATAAATTTCCGGAAAATGGGTCTCCATGGTAACATCGGTTTCCCGCATTTCGATTTCCTGTTGGAAGATCGATATGGGCATGGTTTTAACCAGTCCAGAGACGACATCTTCACCTTGATTACCGATGGTAAAATCGCCCCATAGTTTCAGGGTATCGCCGGACCAGCGGGGATTATGGGTGAAAACAACACCGGTGCCGGACTGCTGGGATATATTGCCATAGACCATAGCCTGAACGGTAACTGCTGTGCCCCAATCCTCTGATATTCCGATTATCCGTCGATAGGCCATGGCCCGTGATGATTCCCATGACGCCAGAACCCCTTTGATGGCCAGATGGAGCTGCTCGTAGGGATCTTCCACCACTTCAATACCGGCCTCCTGGATCAACTGCTTGTATGTCAGGGCAACTTCACGCATTTGCTTTCCGGTGAAGTCTCTCTTGAGGGGAATTCCCAGCCGTTGTTTGGATTCGTTGATGATGGCATCAAAGTCATCGCGCTTCAAGCCATACGCCATTCCGTAGCATTGCAAATATCGGCGGTAATTGTCCCAGGCAAACCAGGCATTACCGGATGTTGCGGCGATGCCTTCTGTAATCTCCTCATTGTTGCCGACATCCAGCAGGGTGTCCATCATGCCCGGTTGGGATATGGAGGAACCGCTGCGCACGGATAGCAGCAGCGGGTTTTGTCGATCACCGAAAATCTTACCGGTCACTTTTTCCAGGGCTGAGATATTGTCGATAATTTTTTCTTTAAAATTTTGCTCTGCCGGCGGGTAGCTCTCAATAATCTCACGGCAACGAAATACTTCGGTGGTGATGATAAAACCCGGTGGTATCGGATAGCCAAAACTTTTCAGCCGGACCATGTTTAGTCCTTTGTTGCCCAGATAGATGATGCCGGTTAAACGCGCCAGGGAAGAGTCAATCGGCGTGATGGCATTTTGGGGATCATACAGAAGCAAGCGCTGAAGCTTATCTTTAGGCAATTTGTAGGATTGTTGAAAAAGGGTGCTTAAAATCCGGCTTAAAAACAGATCGAGTTGCTGCAGCCCCAGACTCAGGGCGATACGGTCCCGGAAGAAAATCTCGGAAACACGCAATTGCAGGTTTTCGCTATCAATGGTTTCACCTGAAGGTAGAAATTTCGGCAACAGTGTGCCCAGCGGTGTCTGGGCAAAAATCCGGGTTAGGTTCTGGCCATGAATATTATTAAAATAATCATTGACCATGTTCTTGACGGCCTGGGCAAATCCTTTAAAAATATCCAGATATTGCGTTAAGGTAAAGCCTTTGACCTCCAGGGAATGGGCTAAAAATTCAAGCTGGCGTTCGAATTCCTTGGATGAAATGCCGTCCAGCTTCAAGGCTCTGTCAAACAATCGCAACAAACTGTATATTTGATGAAAAGTGGCCTTGGTAATCAGACTCAGGTCAATATTTTCAATCAGCTGCTCAAAAAGAACATTGACCAGTGACTCGATCCGAAAGGTAAGCCCCAGGCAGTCAAATTTCATTTCATGATAACTGCCGTACATTGACGGTATATCGATGGTGATATGTCTTTTTTTATAAATGTCCTGGCGGATTTCATATGTTTCTTCAGATAAAATGACGGCCTGTAATTTTTCCATATACTCAAGCAGCATAAACAACCGCTTGTGCAAATCCGGTTCGACAAAGGCCAGCTCGAGCCGATTTAAATCCGGTAACGCCTCTGTTCGCAATTGGGCAAGGTAGGCATCCAGCTCAATTAAATCGAAATTATATTTCTGGTTCAGTATCTTATAGAATGCTGCCGCAAGTTCCACACGCTCCCGGTCGAGCGCGGGAACGCCTTTGATGGTTTCCAACCAGTGGGCGATGTTTTTCTCACTTATCGCCAGCAGATCATTTGGATTGCGAATACCCTTTTCCTTTAGATGGCCCATTATTTGAAAAACACCATCAATGAACAGTCCTTGAGTTTCGATCTGATCATAAATAGCAGGGGGGATATAAGGTTCCAGACGGGTTTTATCGCGTGATTGCCAAAAATAGAGAACCGCCTCCATCAGATCGATGATGCGATTGCTGCTTTCCACATGACTTTGCTTTCTGAGATAGTGGATGAGAATGTCCCGGCGCTGAGAAATTTCATCAATGCGTGTCGAAATATCCCTTAGCCGGCCCTCAGCTCCAATATCATTGAAATATACCGGAAACAGGCGCGTGAGCTGTTTGGCAAGGTTATAAACAGGACCGATGCCACTGTTTAACAATTGGGTAATATCGCGAGGAAAAAGATCAATATCCTTGATAAATACACCGCAAAGGGACAGATGAATAATCAGGGCGGAAAGCAGGCGAATGGATCGTTTGGGGTCTAATTTGATCAGCTCCAGCCAGGTGCGAATGTTTAAAATATGGGTCTTGTTAACCTGTATCTGCCAATTGTTGTCAACGCCCTGAATATTCGGTGCGGCAAAGCCTAAATCAATGACCGAATCGATGAAAAAATTGATGAGGTCGATATCGTCGGTTTTGTAGACGCCTTGTCCCATGTTGAGCACACAGTTCAGCGTCGTGGCCGGATACATACTGGCACGCTCTTTCAGGATGGAAAAGGTTTTCTCGATCAGATTTTGAATGTCACGGTAATTTTCATTTTCGATAATCCAGCCCAGGGTCTGGTTAATATCGCGTAAGGTTTGTCGATGAATAAGCGATAGACCGGTGATGCTCATTATATGAAATAAAAATATGAGCTTAAGATGCCGACCGCGCCCGTTTCCGCCGGCCTTGTTTAACAGATGCCGCGGAATGTGGCGATACTGCTCGACAATCTGATTAAACCCGGGAAGTTTCAACAGCGCCTTCAGTGTTTTGTCAGAATCAAGACGTTGATGATGCATCATCTGCTTAAGTTGCTGGTTCCAGTCTACCAGCTGTGTGTGCGATATGCTTTTAAAAAATGGCAAATACGTGCTGCGCTGGTCCCTTTCAGACATTTCCCCTGCAAACCAGGCTTGCGGGTCTCTTTCGCTCAACCAGTAGGCATAGGTAACGCGATAAAATTTAATCAACAGGCGGTTGATGGTGTTAAAAACACCATCTGATTTCGGCACGCAGTTCAGGAAGGTCTCAGCCAAGCGATCGATTTGATAGTAGCTACGCGCAAAGAGGGCAAAAATATCATCGGGTAAATCGCTGATACGCGAAAAAGCGCTGTCGATCGGCGGCAAAAATATCTCTATTTCCGAGCCTGAATCCTTGAGGACCTTTTGCAAAAACAGCTGCAGATTATCAATGGCATCGATTTTGACGTTCATTTCAACCTCGGAATCTATGGCATCAAAGAAAATATCGATTAGCAGCTGCGCTGCTGCCGGTCCTTTGGGATGTTTTTTTATCAGATGAAAATATTCGAGGGAATACTTGCGAGTTTCGATGACAATGAAGCGCCAGTTCTTATACGGATGAGACAGCTCCTTTAACAGCGTGTTTAGCCCCTCCATCAACCCGTAATATTGGGACAAGACTTCCTGAAGGGTTGCATATTTTTCATCAATGGCGACATCGACATGATAGTCGGCCAAATTCACTTCAAGTGCTTTGGATTTAACTTTCACTGCTGCTCGTCTTTCCTTAAAAAAGCAGAAAATCAAACATAAATGGTTTCACTTACAGGCTATCAAGTATCAGCCGCTGGTTCAAAGGTTCAACGTTCAAGGGTTCAGAGGTTAGACAAACAGAAAAATCTGAAAGATATAAAGTCGATGGCCAGAGGAAAAGATCCAAGGGCCTGAACCTTTGAACCTCTGAACCCAGAACCTCTGAACCTATGAGCTAAGCGTACCAAAGTTCATGGCCAATTTCAAGGAAACGCAGGGGGTTCGCGCGACAATGTGAATTTCGTCTGCCACCCATAAAAGATAAAAATCAGTTGCCCAAATAAAACCAAAAAAGCCTCCCCCCATAGCGGGAGAGGCTTTTTTCGATTTGATATTATGCGATTTACGCGCGCACAGCCCCTATTCAAAAAGCGCATTTTGACGTTCAACAGGCCTTTCGACAGGCCAACAGTCCTGAGCGCAGTCGTAGGGCCCACAGCCCTGAGCGCGGTCGAAGGGCAACTTGATCTTACAACTCAAGCCAGGAATCAGAATACAACGAATTTCCAAGGATGACGTTGACGGTTTTAGCGTAATTTTGCATTTCTTCAGAAAGTGACGCCATGTCCGGCTCGTTGCCGTCCAGCATGCCGTTTATCAAGTCAACGATGTCCTGGCGTTTGCCCTTAGCGATATCGATCAGCGTGTCATCCAGAGGGTCTGCGATCACAGAATACATGCCATATTTTTCTAGCATGACCATGTAGGTCTGATTCAAAATCGGGCGCAGGTGGTCCGGCGGTCCGTTGGAAATATTTGAAAGACCGCAGGTGCTTTTGGCTTCCGGCGCAATTTCAGGCAGCATTTGTTGGAAAGTCATCAGGCTGATCAACTGGGGCTGCTGAATATTGACGGGGGTTACAATGCCGTCAACCCAGATTTTATCGTTGGGAATTCCGGCCTCATTGGCAAAATAGAGTAACTCAACCGCCAGCGCCGCCCGTTCATTTTCATCCCGCGGCAACCCCTCGGGTCCCCACATCAGGGCAATAAAGTCCGCGTTGTGTTCAGCAGCCAGCGGCACCATGCGCTCGTACCGCTCGGGGCGAACCATGATCGAATTCACCAGCGGTGGCAGGGATGTTGGTTTGTAAACCTTGAGCGCCGCCTCGATGGCATCGATATTGGACGTATCCAGCGCCAACGGTACATCCGGGACAACCTCCTGCACAGTCTCCACTACCCAGGGCATCAATTCGTGGCCGTCTTTTTTGGCCGGACCGAGATTGATGTCAATGTAATCCATTCCCTTTTCCTTCTGGAAAAGGGCTTCCTCCTGAATCGGCTTGGGATCCCGTTCTTTGAAGGCCGTGCCGATCTTTGTTGATATGACGTTTAAGCTTTCTCCGATTAAATACATAGACCCTCCCTTTTCTCATCGACCAGTTTACAGTTCCGATTGGCGATTGAACCGCATGTGTCAGGCAGCGGTCAATCGCCAATCGAAAGGGTTATTTTGCCTTGAGGAATCCAGGGATATGGGCCGCTTCTCTGGGCCCTACCGTAATCTTCCAGCCCGACAGTTCTTCCTCAACATCCCCGGCAATGGCGGCTGCATACCCCGGAATGACCAGTTCCTGGTGCTTGACTTTGTCCGCAATGCCGGACTTTTTGACAAACATGCCCACATCATCACCGGCAAATTTGCCAGCCGCCCAGGCGGTCATAACCGATAGCCCCTCAGAATCCTTGATCAACAAATAGGAGGGAACCCGACTGCCTTCAATTTCACCGGATACGATAAAGTAGGTCAGCGCAAAATTGGTCGTCACCATGACCGGTGAGTTTTCATCCGGATTGTTAATTTCATAAATACCTTCGGTCACCGTCATGGGTCGCTGGGGATCGGTATAAATGTTTAAGCGTTCCAGCAGGAGGGGAAACAAGCTTTCGCCGGTAAAATCCGATAGCACAACAATGCCGCCGTATTTGGCAACAAAGGTGCCGGCAATCAATGTTTCCATGTCCAGATTGGAGGCCATTTCGTTTGGAAAAAGGATGGTGGGATAGCCCACTGAGCGGTTCAGGTCCTTGAGCGCCGCCCGGCGGATGGCCACCTGGTCCTGATGGGCCTGTTTAATTTCACGGGATCCGGGGTCCAGAACGATATCCTTAATTCCTATCTCCGTGAGTTTTTCGCTCAACGGCACCAGGCCTTCCACCGAATCAGCCTTTATGGCTACGGGCAAGCTTTGTTCCTTGGCCACAGCCCCTATCTCTGCCACATTGTCGTCAGTGGCGGCGTACAGTAACGGACGTTTGAACCCACAAACATCAACGGCGGCCTTCATAACGCCGGGATCTTCAGTCATCAGCACCAGGTTGAATTCAGAAGTTTCGGCAATTTTTTTGGCCGTATTGGCAAACGCATCCTTGTCGCCATTGGCATCTTTGAGGGCCACCAGTTCGGGCCGCAAATTCAAGCCTACCCGTTCATATTGAAAAGCATTCCAAGCCTTTAGTTTGGTGTCGAGATCAGACTCCGCAATGTCGGATTGAACCGTGGCGGCCAGCAGGGTGGGATTAAAAAACGTTTTTTCGTGACGGTACTGGACCGTTTCCCCTCCCGTTGTGGCAGCGCGAACACCTTTGCCGATGGGCACCGGGCGAATCGGTGGTGCGGAGGCTTCAGCCAGTTGCTCCCGGGCCTCATCTGAAACATAAGGGCAGCTGTCCAATTCCGCTTTGCCGGAGGCCAGATTCATGGCAAATGCCAGACAGGTCGGCACACCGCATTCCTTGCAGTTGGTTTTCGGCAATAGTTTAAAAATCTGAATACCGGTTAATGCCATTCTTTATCTCCTTATCTACGAGTCGCGTGTTACGCGTTTCGGGTTCCGGGTTGGGATCACGAGTTGCGCGTGTATTTTTGCTAAACACACAACCCGTAACCCGTATACCCGCAACTGATGTTTTATCCTCCGATGATTGGATCCATCTCCAGCGCCGGATGTTTTTTCTCCTGCAGGAAGGGCAGAATCTCTTCCTCGGTGACACCGACGGTCTCGTCCGCAATGCGGTCAACCAGATCCGGAATGCCGACTTCCTCACCCCGTCTGACCAGCCGTTCGCGGATTTCCTCTTTCAGTTCCTTCGGCATCCACACCAGGCGCTTGATGCCCCCATCGCCAAGGATGAACTTGCGCTGGGTGATGTTGAATTTGGAATGACCGACAAAGCCCGGCGAAGATGCGCCGCCGCCCATAACACCGGCCAAGGTGGTAAACTTCATACCGCAGGGTGTCTCACCGGAATAATCCCGACCTACTGTCATCACACCGTTGCAGGACGGCAGCATGGCGGCGATACATTCGCAGCAGCCGCAGGTGGTCATGGGATCAATAACCATCGAGTAAAAGTTGTAATGATCCACGGCTCCGCGGGAAGCCTTCTGCACAAATTCATTGACACCCTGCCACTGGCCCAGAACCGGATCCAGGCATTCGCCCTTTTCAATCGGCTGGTTGGGGCCGGTGGGATTGATTTCAAAAGACGCCTTGCAGTCCATCCAGTTATAGGCGCCGCACAGTCCGGTGCGCTCGGGGCTGACCGTACAGACATGATTGGGCGCAAAGGACTGGCACAGGGTGCAGGAGTAATAGGTTTCCACATCTTCATCGGTCATCTTTTCGACACGCTCGTCGCGAGCTTTGTATTCGGACCGGGCGCGCTTGGTCAGATCATCCACATCCTTTTGATCGGTGTAAAGGGTGACCTGGACCTTGTCGACGATCTTCTGGAAATCCTGATGGAATTTGGCGTGTAGCACCGTGCCGATATCTTTGAGGGTAAAGCCCTTTTCGATAGCGGCTTTGCTGACC comes from Desulfobacterales bacterium and encodes:
- a CDS encoding antibiotic biosynthesis monooxygenase family protein produces the protein MAVKILIRRKVPEDRARKMIPLFREMRSMANQQTGYITGETMRNLEKPDEFLVISTWETSEDWKRWVQSNERQQIQDQIDALLGGTTEYEIFHYGFAE
- a CDS encoding glyceraldehyde 3-phosphate dehydrogenase NAD-binding domain-containing protein; the protein is MAKADLSSSGSKLGVNGFGRIGKLTLWHHIGRRFFDEIIVNIGRQPGSSLEDIAHYFERDSTYGWLHGYLHGHRGQPVIEDLNEDDGSMMVDGVKVRFLRTHRNPVEIGWRDHDVRLVVDTTGQFLDPTLDADHEGGALRGHLEAGAEKVIASAPFKLKNKGVSTPEDAVTTVMGINENDYDPRRHRIISNASCTTTCLAHMVKPLINAFGPKKIMSASMATVHAATGSQEVLDRLPKTGKTDLRKNRSILNNIILTTTGAANALRLVIPEMAEIAFIAESVRIPVQTGSLIILVVNLQEEPSGPFITRDTINDIFEQAARENAQGYLYFTNKQNVSGDIIGMPRVAATIEGHETHTRTAEATIDLNKVPGLGKGNFGNLKESIIRVPVTQAVIYGWYDNEMGSYVNILGDRTVSIAESI
- a CDS encoding PEP/pyruvate-binding domain-containing protein, with protein sequence MKVKSKALEVNLADYHVDVAIDEKYATLQEVLSQYYGLMEGLNTLLKELSHPYKNWRFIVIETRKYSLEYFHLIKKHPKGPAAAQLLIDIFFDAIDSEVEMNVKIDAIDNLQLFLQKVLKDSGSEIEIFLPPIDSAFSRISDLPDDIFALFARSYYQIDRLAETFLNCVPKSDGVFNTINRLLIKFYRVTYAYWLSERDPQAWFAGEMSERDQRSTYLPFFKSISHTQLVDWNQQLKQMMHHQRLDSDKTLKALLKLPGFNQIVEQYRHIPRHLLNKAGGNGRGRHLKLIFLFHIMSITGLSLIHRQTLRDINQTLGWIIENENYRDIQNLIEKTFSILKERASMYPATTLNCVLNMGQGVYKTDDIDLINFFIDSVIDLGFAAPNIQGVDNNWQIQVNKTHILNIRTWLELIKLDPKRSIRLLSALIIHLSLCGVFIKDIDLFPRDITQLLNSGIGPVYNLAKQLTRLFPVYFNDIGAEGRLRDISTRIDEISQRRDILIHYLRKQSHVESSNRIIDLMEAVLYFWQSRDKTRLEPYIPPAIYDQIETQGLFIDGVFQIMGHLKEKGIRNPNDLLAISEKNIAHWLETIKGVPALDRERVELAAAFYKILNQKYNFDLIELDAYLAQLRTEALPDLNRLELAFVEPDLHKRLFMLLEYMEKLQAVILSEETYEIRQDIYKKRHITIDIPSMYGSYHEMKFDCLGLTFRIESLVNVLFEQLIENIDLSLITKATFHQIYSLLRLFDRALKLDGISSKEFERQLEFLAHSLEVKGFTLTQYLDIFKGFAQAVKNMVNDYFNNIHGQNLTRIFAQTPLGTLLPKFLPSGETIDSENLQLRVSEIFFRDRIALSLGLQQLDLFLSRILSTLFQQSYKLPKDKLQRLLLYDPQNAITPIDSSLARLTGIIYLGNKGLNMVRLKSFGYPIPPGFIITTEVFRCREIIESYPPAEQNFKEKIIDNISALEKVTGKIFGDRQNPLLLSVRSGSSISQPGMMDTLLDVGNNEEITEGIAATSGNAWFAWDNYRRYLQCYGMAYGLKRDDFDAIINESKQRLGIPLKRDFTGKQMREVALTYKQLIQEAGIEVVEDPYEQLHLAIKGVLASWESSRAMAYRRIIGISEDWGTAVTVQAMVYGNISQQSGTGVVFTHNPRWSGDTLKLWGDFTIGNQGEDVVSGLVKTMPISIFQQEIEMRETDVTMETHFPEIYQALNDWAHDLIDERGWSPQEIEFTFEGSSPDDLYLLQTRDMAIRERKQVLTFDFEQDPQRLYLGHGVGVSGGAMSGRLVFTLKDIEEWRVMDPGANLILARNDTVPDDIREIHAADGLLTARGGLTSHAAVIAHRLGKTCVVSCTNLECNEKEKYCEFNQLKIKSGEHISIDGHEGPVYQGLIKVKETRKGAN
- a CDS encoding dihydropteroate synthase, with amino-acid sequence MYLIGESLNVISTKIGTAFKERDPKPIQEEALFQKEKGMDYIDINLGPAKKDGHELMPWVVETVQEVVPDVPLALDTSNIDAIEAALKVYKPTSLPPLVNSIMVRPERYERMVPLAAEHNADFIALMWGPEGLPRDENERAALAVELLYFANEAGIPNDKIWVDGIVTPVNIQQPQLISLMTFQQMLPEIAPEAKSTCGLSNISNGPPDHLRPILNQTYMVMLEKYGMYSVIADPLDDTLIDIAKGKRQDIVDLINGMLDGNEPDMASLSEEMQNYAKTVNVILGNSLYSDSWLEL
- the acsC gene encoding acetyl-CoA decarbonylase/synthase complex subunit gamma — encoded protein: MALTGIQIFKLLPKTNCKECGVPTCLAFAMNLASGKAELDSCPYVSDEAREQLAEASAPPIRPVPIGKGVRAATTGGETVQYRHEKTFFNPTLLAATVQSDIAESDLDTKLKAWNAFQYERVGLNLRPELVALKDANGDKDAFANTAKKIAETSEFNLVLMTEDPGVMKAAVDVCGFKRPLLYAATDDNVAEIGAVAKEQSLPVAIKADSVEGLVPLSEKLTEIGIKDIVLDPGSREIKQAHQDQVAIRRAALKDLNRSVGYPTILFPNEMASNLDMETLIAGTFVAKYGGIVVLSDFTGESLFPLLLERLNIYTDPQRPMTVTEGIYEINNPDENSPVMVTTNFALTYFIVSGEIEGSRVPSYLLIKDSEGLSVMTAWAAGKFAGDDVGMFVKKSGIADKVKHQELVIPGYAAAIAGDVEEELSGWKITVGPREAAHIPGFLKAK